A genomic region of Rhipicephalus sanguineus isolate Rsan-2018 chromosome 3, BIME_Rsan_1.4, whole genome shotgun sequence contains the following coding sequences:
- the LOC119387984 gene encoding (3R)-3-hydroxyacyl-CoA dehydrogenase, with translation MLSGRLALVTGGGSGIGRAVCLGLAQEGSRVVIADVNKDAARDTLRMMPNEADHQALEVDVGEGRSVRDLFSAIRRLYSCAPTVVVNSAGCLTHSFLLNTDERAFDEMVRVNLKGTFLITQEAAREMMADDTSKKQDRSIVNISTILGSTGFPKMSCYVAAKSGVIGFSKSAALELAPYAIRCNTVLPGVTDTPLLSPLDEETVQKLIRRSAMRREGKPEDIASVCVFLASPRSSYVTGAAIEVTGGLSA, from the exons ATGCTGAGCGGACGGCTAGCGCTCGTGACTGGCGGGGGCAGCGGAATCGGCCGCGCCGTGTGCCTTGGTCTGGCCCAGGAAGGTTCTCGAGTTGTCATCGCTGACGTCAACAAAGATGCCGCGCGGGACACTCTCCGGATGATGCCCA ATGAGGCGGACCACCAAGCGCTGGAGGTGGACGTGGGCGAGGGCCGTTCGGTGCGCGACCTGTTCTCGGCCATCCGGCGGCTGTACAGCTGCGCTCCCACCGTGGTGGTCAACTCGGCCGGCTGCCTCACGCACAGCTTCCTCCTCAACACCGACGAGCGGGCCTTCGACGAGATGGTGCGCGTCAACCTCAAG GGCACCTTCCTTATCACTCAAGAGGCTGCCCGGGAAATGATGGCGGACGACACGTCCAAGAAGCAGGACCGGTCGATCGTGAACATCTCGACCATTCTGGGCAGCACGGGCTTCCCCAAGATGTCTTGCTACGTGGCCGCCAAATCTGGTGTCATCGGCTTCAGCAAGTCAGCCGCGCTGGAGCTCGCCCCGTACGCGATCCGATGCAACACGGTTCTGCCGGGCGTGACGGACACGCCGCTGCTGTCTCCGCTGGACGAAGAGACGGTGCAGAAGTTGATCCGTCGCTCGGCCATGCGACGCGAAGGAAAACCCGAGGACATCGCGAGCGTTTGCGTGTTCCTCGCGTCGCCAAGGAGCTCCTACGTGACGGGCGCCGCCATCGAAGTCACCGGAGGTCTTTCGGCGTGA